From a single Pseudomonas cremoricolorata genomic region:
- a CDS encoding VOC family protein, whose translation MFSHIQLGAKDLAGMTAFYDAVLAPLGLERIEEPHDGGPTGAGWHDKAVAWRRFYIQLPINGLPATWGNGTQVSFLARSSEAVDQAWATALAQGGIDEGAPGLRPHYAEDYYGAYCRDPEGNKLCFVCYTAHPEITAQG comes from the coding sequence ATGTTCAGCCATATCCAACTCGGCGCGAAAGACCTCGCCGGCATGACGGCCTTCTACGATGCCGTGCTGGCACCGCTCGGGCTCGAGCGCATCGAAGAACCCCACGATGGCGGCCCGACCGGCGCCGGCTGGCATGACAAGGCCGTGGCCTGGCGCAGGTTCTATATCCAGTTGCCGATCAACGGCCTGCCCGCGACCTGGGGCAATGGCACCCAAGTCAGCTTTCTGGCGCGTTCCAGCGAAGCGGTCGATCAGGCGTGGGCCACCGCCCTCGCCCAGGGCGGCATCGACGAAGGCGCGCCCGGACTCAGGCCGCACTACGCCGAGGACTACTACGGCGCCTACTGCCGCGACCCGGAGGGCAACAAGCTGTGCTTCGTCTGCTACACCGCGCACCCCGAGATCACCGCGCAGGGCTGA
- a CDS encoding heavy metal translocating P-type ATPase, whose protein sequence is MNQPVSPPTHHDHDHDHDHDHDHDHDHAHAPEQAQNGHAHAHAAGSCCSSAAPAQVQLTAHSSADARLSRFRIEAMDCPTEQTLIQDKLSKQPGIEQLEFNLINRVLGVRHTLTGTEPIEQAIASLGMHAEPLEGDAEVGAAAAAPTRWWPLALSGLAALAAEVVHFTGLAPEWLVAALALAAILGCGLGTYKKGWIALKNRNLNINALMSIAVTGAVLIGQWPEAAMVMVLFSVAELIEARSLDRARNAIGGLMQLSPDLATVREADGQWREVDVREVAVGAVVRVKPGERIGLDGEVLSGQSSVDQAPITGESLPVEKTVGDKLFAGTINQAGALEYRVTAAAGQSTLARIIKAVEEAQGSRAPTQRFVDRFSRIYTPAVFAVALAIAVLPPLFGAGAWFDWIYRALVLLVVACPCALVISTPVTIVSGLAAAARKGILVKGGVYLEGGRKLDFLALDKTGTITHGKPVQTDFHLLDPRFEGRAQALGASLGERSDHPVSRAIAQFARQPNQPLSEVQDFAALAGRGVRGEIDGVRYHLGNHRLVEELGLCSPELEARLDGLERQGKTVVLLLDDSGPLALFAVADTVKESSRQAIAELHELGIKTLMLTGDNPHTAQAIAAQVGIDCAEGNLLPADKLAAIEALYAQGHRAGMVGDGINDAPALARAEIGFAMAAAGTDTAIETADVALMDDDLRKIPAFVRLSRQTAAILTQNIVLALGIKAIFLAITFAGLATMWMAVFADMGVSLLVVFNGLRLLRK, encoded by the coding sequence ATGAACCAGCCTGTCAGCCCGCCGACCCACCACGATCACGATCACGATCACGATCACGATCACGATCACGATCACGATCATGCCCATGCGCCCGAGCAGGCGCAGAACGGACATGCCCACGCCCATGCCGCCGGCAGTTGCTGCAGCAGCGCCGCGCCTGCGCAGGTGCAACTCACCGCGCACAGCAGCGCTGACGCCCGGCTCAGCCGTTTTCGCATCGAGGCCATGGATTGCCCGACCGAGCAGACGCTGATTCAGGACAAACTCAGCAAGCAGCCGGGCATCGAGCAGCTGGAATTCAACCTGATCAACCGGGTGCTTGGCGTGCGTCACACGCTGACCGGCACCGAGCCGATCGAGCAGGCCATCGCCAGCCTGGGCATGCACGCCGAGCCGCTGGAGGGCGATGCCGAGGTCGGCGCTGCGGCGGCGGCACCGACGCGCTGGTGGCCACTGGCGTTGTCTGGCCTGGCGGCGCTGGCTGCCGAAGTGGTGCATTTCACCGGGCTGGCCCCCGAGTGGTTGGTGGCCGCCCTGGCGCTGGCGGCGATTCTCGGCTGCGGCCTAGGCACCTACAAGAAGGGCTGGATCGCCCTGAAGAACCGCAACCTCAACATCAACGCGCTGATGAGCATTGCCGTGACCGGCGCGGTGCTGATCGGCCAGTGGCCGGAAGCGGCCATGGTCATGGTGCTGTTCAGCGTTGCCGAGCTCATCGAAGCGCGCTCGCTGGACCGCGCGCGCAACGCCATCGGTGGGCTGATGCAGCTCAGTCCCGACCTTGCCACCGTGCGTGAGGCCGACGGCCAGTGGCGCGAAGTGGACGTGCGTGAAGTCGCCGTCGGCGCAGTGGTGCGGGTCAAGCCAGGCGAGCGCATCGGCCTGGACGGCGAGGTGCTCAGCGGGCAATCAAGTGTCGATCAGGCGCCGATCACCGGCGAAAGCCTGCCGGTGGAAAAGACCGTGGGCGACAAATTGTTCGCCGGTACCATCAACCAGGCCGGGGCGCTGGAGTATCGGGTCACTGCGGCGGCCGGGCAGTCGACCTTGGCGCGAATCATCAAGGCGGTGGAAGAAGCCCAGGGCAGCCGCGCGCCGACCCAGCGCTTCGTCGACCGTTTCTCGCGCATCTATACCCCGGCGGTGTTCGCCGTGGCCCTGGCGATTGCCGTGCTGCCGCCGCTGTTCGGCGCCGGCGCCTGGTTCGACTGGATCTACCGCGCTCTGGTGCTGCTGGTGGTGGCGTGCCCCTGCGCGCTGGTGATTTCTACCCCGGTGACCATCGTCAGTGGTCTGGCAGCGGCGGCGCGCAAGGGCATTCTGGTCAAGGGCGGGGTGTACCTGGAAGGCGGGCGCAAGCTCGATTTCCTGGCGCTGGACAAGACGGGCACCATCACCCACGGCAAGCCGGTACAGACCGACTTCCACCTGCTCGACCCGCGTTTCGAAGGCCGCGCCCAGGCGCTGGGCGCAAGCCTGGGCGAGCGCTCCGACCATCCGGTATCTCGCGCCATCGCCCAGTTCGCCCGCCAGCCGAATCAGCCACTGAGTGAGGTGCAGGACTTCGCCGCGCTGGCCGGGCGGGGCGTGCGTGGCGAGATCGACGGCGTGCGTTATCACTTGGGCAACCACCGCCTGGTGGAAGAGCTGGGGCTGTGCTCACCGGAGCTGGAAGCCCGGCTCGATGGCCTTGAGCGTCAGGGCAAGACCGTGGTGCTGCTGCTCGATGACAGCGGCCCCCTGGCGCTGTTCGCCGTGGCCGATACGGTCAAGGAAAGCAGCCGTCAGGCGATTGCCGAGTTGCACGAATTGGGCATCAAGACCCTCATGCTCACCGGCGACAACCCACACACAGCCCAGGCCATCGCCGCCCAAGTGGGCATCGACTGCGCCGAAGGCAATCTGCTGCCGGCCGACAAGCTCGCCGCCATCGAGGCGCTGTACGCACAAGGCCACCGCGCCGGGATGGTCGGCGACGGCATCAACGATGCCCCGGCGCTGGCGCGGGCCGAGATCGGCTTCGCCATGGCCGCCGCCGGCACCGACACCGCCATCGAGACCGCCGACGTGGCGCTGATGGACGACGACCTGCGCAAGATTCCGGCATTCGTGCGCCTGTCACGCCAGACCGCGGCGATTCTCACCCAGAACATCGTGCTGGCTCTGGGCATCAAGGCGATCTTCCTCGCCATCACCTTCGCCGGCCTGGCCACCATGTGGATGGCGGTGTTCGCCGACATGGGCGTGAGCTTGCTGGTGGTGTTCAACGGGTTGCGTCTGCTGCGCAAGTAG
- the cadR gene encoding Cd(II)/Pb(II)-responsive transcriptional regulator, translated as MKIGELARATDCAVETIRYYERERLLPEPARTDGNYRLYTQAHVERLTFIRNCRTLDMTLDEIRSLLNLRDRPEGQCGSVNALIDEHIEHVQARIDGLVALQRQLVELRQRCSQQGAECAILQQLEVNGAVTATDTEHSHVGRSHGH; from the coding sequence ATGAAGATTGGCGAACTGGCCAGGGCCACCGACTGCGCCGTCGAGACCATCCGGTACTACGAGCGTGAACGCCTGCTGCCGGAACCGGCGCGCACCGACGGCAACTACCGGCTCTACACCCAGGCCCATGTCGAGCGGCTGACCTTCATCCGCAACTGCCGCACCCTGGACATGACCCTCGATGAAATCCGCAGCCTGCTCAACCTGCGCGACCGCCCTGAAGGCCAGTGCGGCAGCGTCAACGCGCTGATCGACGAGCATATCGAGCATGTCCAGGCACGCATCGACGGCCTGGTGGCGCTGCAACGGCAATTGGTCGAGCTGCGCCAGCGCTGCAGCCAGCAAGGCGCCGAATGCGCCATCCTCCAGCAGTTGGAGGTCAACGGTGCCGTCACCGCGACCGACACCGAGCACTCCCACGTTGGGCGCAGCCACGGACACTGA
- a CDS encoding thymidylate synthase, with translation MKQYLDLVRDVIDNGTLQENRTGIRTISRPGAMLRFDLQQGFPAITTRRLAFKSAIGEMVGFLRGVNNAARFRELGCKVWDQNANENAQWLANPFRQGEDDLGEIYGVQWRKWPGYKRIPLSNPAAIAMAEQQGFRTIARDEEDGQGFVILYKAIDQVRQCLDTIVNDPGSRRILFHGWNCAQLDEMALPPCHLLYQFHADASKRELSLTLYIRSNDLGLGTPFNLTEGAALLSLFARLTGYTPRWFTYFIGDAHVYENHLDMLNEQFSRAPMAAPKLVISERVPEFAKTGQYQPEWLELIEPGDFTLEGYEHHPPLTAPMAV, from the coding sequence ACAACGGCACGCTTCAGGAAAACCGCACCGGCATCCGCACCATCAGCCGGCCCGGCGCCATGCTGCGCTTCGACCTGCAGCAAGGTTTTCCGGCCATCACCACGCGCCGGCTGGCGTTCAAGTCGGCCATCGGCGAGATGGTCGGCTTCCTGCGCGGGGTGAACAACGCCGCGCGCTTCCGCGAGCTGGGCTGCAAGGTGTGGGATCAGAACGCCAACGAAAATGCCCAGTGGCTGGCCAACCCGTTCCGTCAGGGCGAAGACGACCTCGGCGAAATCTACGGCGTGCAATGGCGCAAATGGCCGGGCTACAAGCGCATCCCGCTGAGCAACCCGGCCGCCATCGCCATGGCCGAGCAGCAAGGCTTTCGCACGATCGCCCGCGATGAAGAAGACGGCCAGGGCTTCGTCATTCTGTACAAGGCCATCGACCAGGTGCGCCAGTGCCTGGACACCATCGTCAACGACCCCGGCAGCCGCCGCATCCTGTTCCACGGCTGGAACTGCGCGCAGCTCGATGAAATGGCTCTGCCGCCGTGCCACTTGCTGTACCAGTTCCACGCCGACGCAAGCAAACGCGAGCTGTCGCTGACCTTGTACATCCGCTCCAACGACCTGGGCCTCGGCACCCCGTTCAACCTCACCGAGGGCGCCGCGCTGCTGTCGCTGTTCGCCCGCCTCACCGGCTACACGCCGCGCTGGTTCACCTATTTCATCGGTGATGCGCACGTCTATGAAAACCATCTCGACATGCTCAACGAGCAGTTCAGCCGCGCGCCCATGGCGGCGCCGAAGCTGGTGATCAGTGAGCGCGTGCCTGAGTTCGCCAAGACCGGCCAGTACCAGCCCGAATGGCTGGAGCTGATCGAACCTGGCGATTTCACCCTGGAAGGCTACGAGCATCACCCGCCGCTGACGGCGCCGATGGCGGTGTGA